The sequence TACCAGCGGCAGATAGACCTCGCCGTTTAATACCCGAGCGATTCCTTCGCCGATCTGATCCTTCGAGTAGGACTTGGGAATGAAGCCAGCGGCACCGTAGGTGATCGCATCGCGCATGATTTCCGGAGACGTCGCCGCCGAGACGACGACGATCGGCACCTCGGGAGCCGCGTTACGCAACGTCACCAGCCCGGAAAACCCCGACGAGCCTGGCATCTGCAAATCGAGCATGATCATGTCGAGGTCAAATGCGGTTTCCCCGCCGACGACCTGCCTCGCCTCGTCGAGGGTACTCGCTTCGTAGATCCGATACTCGCGAAAGACCCCGGCGATGACATGGCGAAGGGCGGAGCGGAACAAAGGATGATCGTCGGCTAGAAGCACATTGAACATCAGGACGTCCGCCCGCTGGCCAAACGGTGGTTTTGTATCCCGCCGCCGGGCCGGATCCGACCTCGGGCTACCGAGGCTGGGATTTTGTTCGTCGCTCGTGTCATCCGACGAGCAGTCCGCGTGCGCCAAGGTCATCGACGAGATGCCGGACGTCGTGGACGATCACTTCGCGCGTGGCATCAAACGCTCCGGCGAGATCGTCAGCAATGTCCTCGACAGACGCGATGCCATCGCACCGCAGCAAGATCTCGACGGCGACATCGTTGGGCACAAGCAAGCGTTCCGGTGCGAGAATGACCCACCGCCCGCGTGTTCGATCGAAGGTCAGCCGCACTTGATTTGCCAACTGGGGACGAGAAAAGCCATAGCTACTCGTCGACGTCACCATGCGCCCTCCGGCCGTACGGCACCCGCCGCTCTGGCGCACGGGGACCGGGGCAATGAATGTGTCGCTTTGGCGGCCGCCCGGCATTTGTCGCCACGCCTCCGGCGGCCGTGAGCCGAGGGCTCTATTCTAGGGGGCTTATCCTACTGTGGCGTTCGCCGGCAACTGGCAAAAGGTCGAAGGCCGATCGCTGGTCCGCCCCTCGTTCTTTCCAACAGGACTCACCAGCCACGCGCGCGAACCTATGAGAGCTCGGATTTCCTGTCGTTCACCGCATGCTTTGGACGGCAGACACCAATGATTAAACGAATGCTCGCGGGTCATCACTACCGATGGACAAGTCGCTGACGTGCAAGACTATCTTCATTCCAGTGCACTCGACGAAGGTAGAATTTACTGTCAGCGATGCAAGGCTGATTGTTGGCAATCAATGGAATGTTTCTGAACGCGTTGATCGTGCGCGGCGGTGATTTTGCGACGTTAATGCGCGCAACCGAGACGCGAGGGAGGCGACGAATGATTCATCAAGCCCTCGAGACACTTAACAAGAGTGTGGTTATTCGACCGAAGTATGACAACTTCATTGGTGGTCAGTGGACACCGCCAGTGCGCGGCCAATACTTCACCAACCCGACGCCGGTCACCGGCCGGCCGTTGTGCGAAGTTGCCCGCTCGACCGCCGAAGATATCGAATTAGCCCTCGATGCCGCGCATGCCGCCAAGGACGCCTGGGGCAAGACCTCGGTCGCCGAGCGGGCGCTGATCCTCAACCGCATCGCCGACCGTATGGAAGAACGGCTGTCGGTTCTGGCGATGGTCGAGACGCTCGACAACGGCAAGCCGATCCGCGAGACCACCGCCGCCGACCTGCCGCTCGCCATCGACCACTTCCGTTACTTCGCCGGCTGCATCCGCGCCCAGGAAGGCACCCTTTCCGAGATTGACCACCATACCGTCGCCTACCATTTCCACGAGCCGCTCGGCGTGGTTGGCCAGATCATCCCGTGGAATTTTCCACTGCTGATGGCGGTGTGGAAGCTGGCGCCGGCGCTCGCCGCCGGCAATTGTGTGGTGCTGAAGCCGGCCGAGCAGACGCCGATGGCGATCATGGTCTTCGCCGACATCATCGGCGATCTGTTGCCGCCGGGCGTGCTCAATATCGTCAATGGCTTCGGCGTCGAGGCGGGCAAGCCGCTCGCCAGCAACAAGCGCATCGCCAAGGTCGCGTTCACCGGCGAGACCACCACGGGGCGGCTGATCATGCAGTACGCCGCCGAGAATATCATCCCGGTGACCCTCGAGCTTGGCGGTAAGTCGCCGAACATCTTCTTCGCCGACGTCATGGCCGAGGATGACGAGTTCCAGGACAAGGCGATCGAAGGCTTTGCCATGTTCGCGCTCAACCAGGGCGAGGTCTGCACCTGCCCGTCACGGGCCCTGGTTCACGAGAGCATCTACGATAAGTTCATGGAAAAGGCGATCCCCCGCGTCAAGGCGATGAAGCAGGGCCACCCGCTCGATCCGGAAACGATGGTCGGCGCCCAGGCGTCCAATGATCAGATGGAGAAAATCCTCTCTTACATCGACATCGGCCGCAAGGAGGGAGCGAAGATCCTGGTCGGTGGCGAGCGTGCCCATCTCGATGGTGAGTGCGAGGGCGGCTTTTATGTCAAGCCGACGGTCTTCGAGGGCCACAATAAGATGCGGGTGTTCCAAGAGGAGATCTTCGGCCCGTGCGTCTCGGTAACCACCTTCAAGACCGAGGAAGAAGCGATCGCCATCGCCAACGACACGCTCTACGGCCTCGGCGCCGGCGTGTGGAGCCGCGACGGCAGCCGTTACTTCCGGGTCGGCCGCGCCATCCAGGCGGGACGGGTGTGGACCAACTGCTATCACCTCTATCCCGCCCACGCGGCGTTCGGCGGCTA is a genomic window of Rhodospirillales bacterium containing:
- a CDS encoding response regulator transcription factor, translated to MFNVLLADDHPLFRSALRHVIAGVFREYRIYEASTLDEARQVVGGETAFDLDMIMLDLQMPGSSGFSGLVTLRNAAPEVPIVVVSAATSPEIMRDAITYGAAGFIPKSYSKDQIGEGIARVLNGEVYLPLVALGSDGERPTQSERLRDRIAALTPGELRVFELLAQGKSNKIIAYELGIKESTVKAHITAILRKLRVHSRTQAVIAARELSDG
- the pqqD gene encoding pyrroloquinoline quinone biosynthesis peptide chaperone PqqD, whose product is MVTSTSSYGFSRPQLANQVRLTFDRTRGRWVILAPERLLVPNDVAVEILLRCDGIASVEDIADDLAGAFDATREVIVHDVRHLVDDLGARGLLVG
- a CDS encoding aldehyde dehydrogenase family protein, translated to MIHQALETLNKSVVIRPKYDNFIGGQWTPPVRGQYFTNPTPVTGRPLCEVARSTAEDIELALDAAHAAKDAWGKTSVAERALILNRIADRMEERLSVLAMVETLDNGKPIRETTAADLPLAIDHFRYFAGCIRAQEGTLSEIDHHTVAYHFHEPLGVVGQIIPWNFPLLMAVWKLAPALAAGNCVVLKPAEQTPMAIMVFADIIGDLLPPGVLNIVNGFGVEAGKPLASNKRIAKVAFTGETTTGRLIMQYAAENIIPVTLELGGKSPNIFFADVMAEDDEFQDKAIEGFAMFALNQGEVCTCPSRALVHESIYDKFMEKAIPRVKAMKQGHPLDPETMVGAQASNDQMEKILSYIDIGRKEGAKILVGGERAHLDGECEGGFYVKPTVFEGHNKMRVFQEEIFGPCVSVTTFKTEEEAIAIANDTLYGLGAGVWSRDGSRYFRVGRAIQAGRVWTNCYHLYPAHAAFGGYKQSGIGRENHKMMLDHYQQTKNLLVSYDPKALGFF